From a single Arachis hypogaea cultivar Tifrunner chromosome 3, arahy.Tifrunner.gnm2.J5K5, whole genome shotgun sequence genomic region:
- the LOC112789622 gene encoding peroxidase 39, with protein sequence MGSHSYMKVWIVCLIALIGATHAELELGFYSKSCPNAEKIISDYVNEHIHKVPSLAAPLLRVHFHDCFVRGCDGSVLVASTKNNQAEKEAPPNLTLRGFDFIEDLKSVLEAECPGVVSCADIVALTARDSISAIGGPYWNVPTGRRDGLISTGALTLQFLPAPFHNLTTLIARFRQVGLDIKDLVVLSGAHTIGIGHCSTIATRLYNFTGNGDADPTLDPNYVQNLKTTKCKSIADQTTLVEMDPGSRNSFDLGYYKQVLKRRGLFQSDSALLDSVATRDIINHELTSTDTFFRDFALSMEKMGRIGVLTGTQGEIRKICSRIN encoded by the exons ATGGGAAGTCATAGCTACATGAAGGTTTGGATCGTTTGCCTAATAGCATTAATTGGAGCAACACATGCTGAATTGGAACTTGGTTTCTATTCCAAAAGTTGCCCAAATGCAGAGAAAATAATTTCGGACTATGTTAATGAGCATATCCATAAGGTTCCATCACTTGCAGCACCACTCTTAAGAGTTCACTTCCATGATTGTTTTGTAAGG GGGTGTGATGGATCAGTGCTTGTGGCGTCAACAAAGAACAATCAAGCTGAAAAGGAAGCACCTCCAAACCTTACTCTAAGAGGGTTTGATTTCATTGAAGACTTGAAGAGCGTTCTTGAAGCTGAATGCCCTGGAGTTGTCTCTTGTGCTGATATTGTTGCTTTAACTGCCAGAGACTCTATTAGTGCTATT GGGGGACCTTATTGGAATGTTCCAACAGGAAGAAGGGATGGGCTGATCTCTACTGGAGCCTTGACCTTACAATTCCTTCCAGCTCCATTTCACAACCTCACCACACTCATTGCACGCTTTCGCCAAGTTGGACTCGATATCAAAGATCTTGTCGTGCTCTCTg GTGCTCACACCATTGGCATTGGGCACTGCTCAACAATCGCAACACGACTTTACAACTTCACCGGAAACGGCGACGCTGACCCAACGTTAGACCCCAACTACGTTCAAAATCTCAAGACTACCAAGTGCAAGAGCATCGCAGACCAAACAACTTTGGTTGAAATGGACCCTGGAAGCCGCAACTCCTTTGATCTCGGCTATTATAAGCAGGTTCTAAAGAGAAGGGGTTTGTTCCAATCTGATTCTGCTTTGTTGGATAGCGTTGCCACCAGGGACATTATCAACCATGAGCTTACTTCTACTGACACCTTCTTTAGGGACTTTGCTCTTTCAATGGAGAAGATGGGAAGGATTGGTGTCCTTACTGGGACACAAGGAGAGATCAGAAagatatgttcaagaatcaattaa